Genomic DNA from Candidatus Koribacter versatilis Ellin345:
GCGTGTTGCGGCGTGTCATCGGCAAGCCAGCCGCGTTCAAGTAATCAGAAACTCCATTTCAAAACTTAGAGGATCGTATGAAAGCAATTAATGTCTATTTGGTTTTCGACGGCAACTGCGGCGAAGCGATGGAGTACTACCACAAAGCTCTCGGCGGCGAGATCTTCAAAATGAAGTTCTCGGACGCACCGGGTGGCGCACCTCCGGGAGCGGGCGACCGCTACGTTCACATTGCAATTAAGAACGGCAACGTCCTGCTCATGGCATCGGACAACATGCCCGGTATGCCGTTCACTCAGGGCACCAACTACTCCGTGTGCATTTCCTGCGACAGTAACGACGAAGTAGACAAGCTGTTCAAGCATCTCTCCGTCGGCGGACATGTCCACATGCCTCCCGGGGAGCAATTCTGGGCGCACCGCTTCG
This window encodes:
- a CDS encoding VOC family protein, whose product is MKAINVYLVFDGNCGEAMEYYHKALGGEIFKMKFSDAPGGAPPGAGDRYVHIAIKNGNVLLMASDNMPGMPFTQGTNYSVCISCDSNDEVDKLFKHLSVGGHVHMPPGEQFWAHRFAGFTDKFGINWMLNHEKPMQG